A window of the Oncorhynchus keta strain PuntledgeMale-10-30-2019 chromosome 21, Oket_V2, whole genome shotgun sequence genome harbors these coding sequences:
- the LOC118399829 gene encoding potassium voltage-gated channel subfamily A member 10-like: protein MEVPLVHFENMDDIGINMGDPSDSGYPTSPTSEAVPDQNLVTNRVTSHLRPEGFSPSTPPTLTAKGQSRCNSLLSNFKLLMNSEGSPIDSIFNQLVQECRDNEEDLFGEKLEVKDGNQKVVINISGMMFETQLKTLSQFPDTLLGDPAKRMYYFDPMKNEYFFDRNRPSFDGILYFYQSGGKIRRPVNVPLEIFAKEIVFYKLGKEAMEQFREIEGFITEPEPLLPTNEVHKQFWLLFEYPESSSAARSVALVSVFVIVISIFIFCLETLPEFRDDVDFITTFSLGLNGTQEGPASVQNNLFAYFTDPFFIVETICIVWFCFELGVRFVVCPSKSDFFHNIMNTIDIVSIIPYFVTMVTELWTTPDTDINSSQNMSLAILRIIRLVRVFRIFKLSRHSKGLQILGQTLKASMRELGLLIFFLFIGVILFSSAIYFAEVDEPQTQFVSIPDGFWWAVVTMTTVGYGDMCPTTLGGKMVGTLCAIAGVLTIALPVPVIVSNFNYFYHRETEQAEKQVIDDATEAAQKVSDANRYEYGSATSPSMSKINGRVQDDRNDM, encoded by the coding sequence ATGGAGGTGCCACTGGTGCACTTTGAGAACATGGATGATATCGGCATCAACATGGGCGACCCCAGTGACTCAGGGTACCCCACTTCACCCACCTCAGAGGCGGTGCCTGATCAAAACCTAGTCACCAATCGTGTGACGTCACACCTGAGGCCTGAAGGGTTTTCTCCCTCTACACCACCTACACTGACTGCTAAAGGACAATCTAGATGCAACAGTCTGCTGTCCAACTTCAAACTCCTGATGAACAGTGAGGGTTCGCCGATTGACAGCATCTTCAATCAGCTGGTTCAGGAGTGCCGTGACAACGAAGAAGACCTGTTTGGTGAGAAGCTGGAAGTGAAGGACGGGAATCAGAAAGTGGTCATCAATATTTCAGGCATGATGTTCGAGACACAACTCAAAACACTATCACAGTTTCCAGACACCCTGCTAGGAGACCCCGCGAAAAGGATGTACTACTTCGACCCCATGAAGAACGAGTACTTTTTCGACAGGAATCGTCCAAGCTTCGATGGGATCTTGTACTTCTATCAGTCTGGGGGAAAAATTCGAAGACCGGTCAACGTCCCCTTAGAGATTTTTGCAAAAGAGATTGTTTTCTACAAATTAGGAAAAGAAGCTATGGAACAGTTCCGTGAAATTGAGGGGTTCATAACAGAACCCGAGCCGCTGTTGCCCACCAACGAGGTCCATAAGCAGTTTTGGCTCCTTTTTGAGTATCCAGAGAGTTCCAGTGCAGCTCGGTCAGTGGCCCTGGTGTCTGTCTTTGTCATTGTCATCTCCATCTTCATTTTCTGCCTGGAAACTCTTCCAGAGTTCCGTGATGACGTCGACTTTATCACCACCTTTTCCCTGGGTCTCAATGGAACTCAGGAAGGACCTGCTTCAGTACAAAACAACTTATTTGCCTATTTCACAGACCCCTTTTTCATTGTGGAAACTATCTGCATAGTTTGGTTCTGCTTTGAGCTTGGTGTACGCTTTGTGGTCTGCCCGAGCAAAAGTGACTTCTTCCACAACATCATGAACACCATTGACATTGTCTCTATAATCCCCTATTTTGTAACCATGGTGACAGAGCTGTGGACCACGCCAGATACAGACATCAACTCCAGCCAGAACATGTCACTGGCCATCTTACGCATCATCCGTCTAGTGCGAGTCTTCCGAATCTTCAAGCTCTCGCGACACTCCAAGGGGCTTCAGATCCTGGGCCAAACCCTGAAAGCTAGTATGAGGGAGCTGGGCCTGTTGATCTTCTTCCTCTTTATTGGAGTCATACTCTTCTCCAGTGCCATCTACTTTGCTGAGGTGGACGAGCCCCAAACACAGTTTGTCAGTATCCCTGACGGGTTCTGGTGGGCTGTGGTGACAATGACCACTGTGGGATACGGGGACATGTGTCCTACTACTCTGGGAGGCAAAATGGTGGGGACTCTTTGCGCCATTGCTGGCGTGTTGACCATCGCCTTACCCGTCCCTGTTATCGTCTCCAACTTTAACTATTTCTACCACCGGGAGACAGAGCAAGCAGAGAAACAAGTGATTGATGATGCGACAGAGGCGGCTCAGAAAGTATCTGACGCAAACAGATATGAGTATGGTAGTGCAACCTCTCCTAGCATGAGCAAAATCAATGGTAGAGTGCAGGATGACAGGAATGACATGTAA